The Sediminicola sp. YIK13 genomic sequence TTATCATTCCTGGTTTTAAATTAAAATTTATCTAATAGCTTATTTAATAATTTTAGATCCTCTTCCGTAAAGTTTTTCACCACAGACATTTCGGATTTTTTCATGGCCTTGTCCATTGCCAACAAAGCCTCTTTACCTTCAGCGGTTATGTTGATCTCTACCTTACGTCTATTGCTCTCACAGGTAACACGGTCTACATACCCTTTAGCAATCAACTTGTCCACCAACCTTGTAGTATTGCTCATTTTGGTAACCATTCTTTCATTTAAGGTAGAAAGATTGGCAGGTTTGCCTTTTTGGCCCCTAAGGATTCTCAATACATTAAATTGTTGAAGCGATACTTCATGCGGTTTAAGCGCATTGGAAATAACCTCATTTATTTTGTGCTCTACCAAGCTCAAATGAATAAGTGTCCTGCTTTCCAATGGAATAGTCTTTTCCGTTTTTATGATCTCTTCTACATTCATGTTAATACAACAATTGTATATACAAATGTAAGTTGAATTTTCATGTCTGCAATAGGGCCCACTATAATATTTTGTTAAACTTAAAGGGGATTTGATACGTGGCGTATTGCCAATTATTACCGAAAAAGACTTATTTTTGGTCCATAAAATTGAAAAAATGGCAAATTTATCACAAGAAGAGTGGAGTTCTCAGTTAGAACAAGACGATAACGCATTTATTTTGGATGTTCGCACTTCCGAAGAGGTTGAAGAAGGATATATCCCAGGTTCTAGCAATATAGACATCTATTTAGGTCAAGAATTTTTAGAGGAATTGGAGAAATTGGACAAATCGAAAAATTATTATGTGTACTGCA encodes the following:
- a CDS encoding MarR family winged helix-turn-helix transcriptional regulator, giving the protein MNVEEIIKTEKTIPLESRTLIHLSLVEHKINEVISNALKPHEVSLQQFNVLRILRGQKGKPANLSTLNERMVTKMSNTTRLVDKLIAKGYVDRVTCESNRRKVEINITAEGKEALLAMDKAMKKSEMSVVKNFTEEDLKLLNKLLDKF
- a CDS encoding rhodanese-like domain-containing protein, with translation MANLSQEEWSSQLEQDDNAFILDVRTSEEVEEGYIPGSSNIDIYLGQEFLEELEKLDKSKNYYVYCRSGNRSGQACAIMNNAGFKNAYNLEGGFMKWKGAVVD